The following proteins are encoded in a genomic region of Sorangiineae bacterium MSr12523:
- a CDS encoding HTTM domain-containing protein, with product MSLFRRLRAAMNETADAHVLGVIRIAIGGMLLVQTLAAANGLLEQGYFGDVFHMPFIPEAWVPSRSIYVAMLAARVLLAVLVVIGHWAPQAALASALLGLYTLLCDRLGYHHNRYALFCFAFLLAFTPCDRTLCIPRSAEPRIGPRWAVRLAQIQVALIYLASAGSKLLDDDWRDGRVILDRFARYGSEAVARGIPPRVVEAFSQPIVTSALAKLAISTELFLAVALFSRRLRVFALWWGLMFHLTIEITSKVELFTWLTLTSYAFFVTPDTHARKFFFDPSRPRGQWIARIVAGLDWFARFEIRPWTPDHLRKGHTIVIMRRDGSRATGLRALTMIARCTPLLFPLWAPLALLASFTRGGEANARL from the coding sequence ATGAGCCTTTTCCGGCGCTTGCGAGCTGCGATGAACGAGACGGCCGACGCGCATGTGCTCGGGGTCATCCGCATCGCCATCGGCGGCATGCTGCTGGTGCAGACGCTCGCCGCGGCGAATGGGCTGCTCGAGCAGGGCTACTTCGGCGACGTTTTTCACATGCCCTTCATCCCCGAGGCGTGGGTGCCTTCGCGCTCCATCTACGTGGCGATGCTTGCGGCGCGCGTGCTGCTCGCGGTGCTCGTGGTCATCGGGCATTGGGCCCCGCAGGCCGCACTCGCGAGCGCGCTGCTGGGCCTCTACACGCTACTGTGCGATCGCCTCGGCTATCATCACAACCGCTACGCGCTTTTCTGCTTCGCGTTCCTGCTCGCCTTCACCCCGTGCGATCGCACCTTGTGCATTCCGCGCAGTGCGGAGCCGCGCATCGGTCCGCGCTGGGCGGTGCGCCTCGCGCAAATTCAGGTGGCGCTCATCTATTTGGCATCGGCGGGTTCGAAGCTGCTCGATGACGATTGGCGCGACGGCCGCGTCATCCTGGATCGCTTCGCGCGCTACGGAAGTGAGGCGGTGGCGCGAGGAATTCCGCCCCGCGTGGTGGAGGCATTTTCGCAGCCCATCGTCACCAGTGCGCTGGCGAAGCTGGCCATCTCGACGGAGCTGTTTCTCGCGGTGGCGCTCTTCAGCCGGCGGCTGCGCGTCTTCGCGTTGTGGTGGGGGCTCATGTTTCACCTCACCATCGAGATCACCAGCAAGGTGGAGCTCTTCACCTGGCTCACGCTGACGTCGTACGCGTTTTTCGTCACGCCCGATACGCACGCGCGCAAATTCTTTTTCGACCCGTCGCGACCGCGCGGACAATGGATTGCGCGCATCGTGGCCGGCTTGGATTGGTTCGCGCGGTTCGAGATCCGTCCGTGGACGCCGGATCACCTGCGAAAAGGCCATACCATCGTGATCATGCGCCGCGATGGCTCGCGCGCCACGGGGTTGCGCGCGCTGACGATGATTGCGCGCTGCACGCCGCTTCTCTTTCCTTTGTGGGCGCCGCTGGCGCTACTTGCGAGCTTCACCCGTGGCGGGGAGGCCAACGCTCGTCTTTAG
- a CDS encoding cytochrome d ubiquinol oxidase subunit II, with protein MGHEILLGGMALAGVIAYGVLAGADFGGGVWDILARGPRKSEQRDAIAHTMGPVWEANHVWLIFVIVILFTAFPRAYAELSVGLFGPFHLVLVGITLRGGAFVFRAHGGYLGERVHARAWGVVFGGASVITPVLLGMSLGAVSSGLRVLAPLPLAMGALALSICAYLAAVYLTLETEGELRELFRRKALYAGTFVVALSGVVLPLTYVAAPHLWGGLTSSPGAFVVSAGVLAALTSGGALLFRRFLLARIAAAAQVTFLLAGWGLSQYPYLIFPSLTLHEAAAPPATLDFVLYTMPFGLLLVIPSMIWLFRVFSRARPFSPS; from the coding sequence ATGGGGCATGAGATCCTCTTGGGCGGGATGGCGCTAGCGGGTGTCATCGCCTACGGCGTGCTCGCCGGGGCCGACTTCGGCGGCGGCGTTTGGGACATTCTGGCGCGCGGCCCGCGCAAGTCCGAACAGCGCGATGCCATCGCGCACACGATGGGTCCCGTTTGGGAAGCGAACCACGTGTGGCTCATCTTCGTCATCGTGATTCTTTTCACCGCCTTTCCGCGCGCCTATGCCGAGTTGAGCGTGGGGCTTTTCGGCCCGTTCCACTTGGTCCTCGTGGGCATCACGTTGCGCGGCGGCGCCTTCGTCTTTCGTGCACACGGCGGCTATCTCGGGGAGCGAGTGCATGCGCGGGCGTGGGGTGTCGTCTTCGGCGGGGCCAGCGTCATCACACCGGTGCTGCTCGGCATGTCGCTCGGGGCGGTGTCCTCGGGGTTGCGCGTCCTCGCACCGCTGCCGCTGGCGATGGGCGCGCTGGCCTTGTCCATCTGCGCGTACCTCGCGGCGGTGTACCTCACGCTGGAAACGGAGGGTGAGCTGCGCGAGCTCTTTCGCCGCAAGGCGCTGTACGCGGGCACCTTCGTGGTCGCCTTGTCGGGCGTGGTCCTGCCATTGACGTACGTTGCGGCGCCGCATCTCTGGGGCGGTCTCACCTCGTCGCCCGGCGCATTCGTGGTCAGCGCCGGCGTGCTGGCCGCGCTCACCTCGGGCGGCGCCCTCCTGTTCCGCCGTTTCCTCCTGGCACGCATCGCCGCCGCCGCCCAAGTGACCTTTCTCCTCGCGGGTTGGGGCCTGTCGCAATACCCGTATCTGATCTTCCCGAGCCTCACCCTGCACGAAGCCGCCGCGCCACCGGCCACCTTGGACTTCGTGCTCTACACCATGCCGTTCGGCCTGCTGTTGGTCATCCCCTCGATGATCTGGCTCTTTCGCGTCTTCTCCCGCGCGCGCCCTTTTTCGCCCTCGTAG
- a CDS encoding cytochrome ubiquinol oxidase subunit I yields the protein MDALTAARAQMEVSLGFHMIFAALGIALPGFMCVAEALYLRTGRPHYLALAKRWSKATSLLFAIGAVSGTALSFELGLLWPRFMEFSGGIIGSAFALEGYAFFVEAIFIGLYLYGWDRISPRAHWFCGLAVTLSGTASGVLVLAANAWMQAPRGFDLVDGRAVNIDPWGPFQSPSWLPMSLHMTLAAYVAVAFAIAGVYAKGILRGKADDEHRSALRLAMIVGAVAAVLQLPSGDIAARVAAEHQPAKLAAMEAHYETRRGAPFMLGGFADDATETVHYGIEIPYALSLLIGHDPNTEVTGLDRIPRDERPPTALVHIAFDVMVASGMGLIAVSLGYWLMRWRARREEGWTAPKWLLSTLVWASPLGFLAIEAGWMVSEVGRQPWVIFKVMRTRDAVTPAAGVELTFALFVLLYAALGATLVFFLRRMARRTAETAETTATAEAAHGA from the coding sequence ATGGATGCGCTCACCGCCGCGCGGGCGCAGATGGAGGTATCGCTCGGCTTCCATATGATTTTCGCAGCGCTGGGCATTGCGCTTCCGGGCTTCATGTGCGTGGCCGAAGCTCTCTATCTCCGCACCGGCCGGCCTCACTACCTGGCGCTTGCAAAACGATGGTCGAAGGCGACCTCGCTTCTCTTTGCCATCGGCGCCGTTTCGGGAACCGCGCTCTCGTTCGAGCTGGGCTTGCTCTGGCCGCGCTTCATGGAGTTCTCCGGCGGCATCATCGGCTCGGCCTTCGCGCTCGAGGGTTACGCGTTCTTCGTGGAGGCGATCTTCATCGGACTCTACCTCTACGGGTGGGACCGCATTTCGCCGCGCGCGCATTGGTTCTGCGGGCTCGCGGTGACCTTGAGCGGCACCGCATCGGGCGTGCTCGTGCTGGCTGCCAACGCATGGATGCAGGCGCCGCGCGGATTCGACTTGGTCGACGGGCGCGCCGTGAACATCGATCCGTGGGGACCGTTTCAGAGCCCTTCGTGGCTGCCCATGTCGCTGCACATGACCTTGGCGGCATACGTGGCCGTCGCCTTCGCGATTGCGGGCGTCTACGCAAAGGGCATCCTTCGCGGCAAGGCCGACGACGAGCACCGCTCGGCGCTGCGGCTTGCGATGATCGTCGGCGCGGTGGCCGCGGTGCTTCAGCTCCCCAGCGGTGACATTGCGGCCCGTGTCGCGGCCGAGCACCAGCCGGCGAAGCTCGCAGCGATGGAGGCGCACTACGAGACGCGCCGCGGCGCGCCCTTCATGCTGGGCGGCTTCGCGGACGATGCGACGGAAACGGTGCACTATGGAATCGAGATTCCCTACGCGCTGAGTCTGCTGATCGGGCACGATCCCAATACGGAGGTCACGGGGCTCGATCGCATTCCGCGCGACGAGCGGCCGCCGACGGCGCTGGTGCACATCGCGTTCGACGTGATGGTGGCGAGCGGCATGGGCCTCATCGCGGTGAGCCTCGGCTATTGGCTGATGCGATGGAGGGCGCGCCGGGAAGAGGGTTGGACGGCGCCGAAGTGGCTCTTGTCCACGCTCGTGTGGGCGAGCCCGCTGGGATTTCTCGCCATCGAGGCGGGGTGGATGGTCAGCGAGGTGGGGCGGCAACCCTGGGTCATTTTCAAGGTGATGCGCACGCGCGATGCGGTGACGCCGGCCGCCGGGGTGGAGCTGACGTTCGCGCTGTTCGTGCTTCTGTACGCGGCGCTCGGTGCGACGTTGGTGTTCTTCCTGCGGCGCATGGCGCGTCGTACCGCGGAGACAGCCGAGACAACGGCGACGGCGGAGGCGGCCCATGGGGCATGA